The Papaver somniferum cultivar HN1 chromosome 3, ASM357369v1, whole genome shotgun sequence genome includes a region encoding these proteins:
- the LOC113356164 gene encoding soluble inorganic pyrophosphatase 6, chloroplastic-like, which yields MATARVIATGMLHECNTHSAFFLRRSSIILPIKHQNINFSRRASSKRAFTCISLYKPEIQIKPEGQPETLDYRVFFQDNSGKKLSPWHDVPLQLGDGVFNFIVEIPKETSAKMEVATDEPYTPIKQDTKKGKLRFYPYNINWNYGLLPQTWEDPTVANPEVDGAFGDNDPVDVVEIGDRQGKIGEILKVKPLGALAMIDEGELDWKIVAISLDDPRASLVNDVGDVEKHFPGTLTAIRDWFRDYKIPDGKPANKFGLGNKAANKDYALKVITETNEAWAKLVKRTVPAGELSLL from the exons ATGGCTACTGCTAGAGTTATAGCTACTGGCATGTTGCATGAATGCAACACTCACAGTGCTTTTTTTCTAAGACGATCCTCTATCATCTTACCTATTAAGCATCAAAATATCAATTTCAGTAGAAGAGCTTCATCCAAAAGAGCTTTTACCTGCATATCTCTTTACAAACCTGAAATCCAGATCAAACCAGAAGGTCAACCTGAAACCCTAGATTACAGAGTCTTCTTCCAAGATAATTCTGGCAAAAAG CTTTCACCTTGGCATGATGTACCATTGCAATTGGGTGATGGAGTGTTCAATTTTATTGTGGAAATACCAAAAGAGACTAGTGCAAAGATGGAAGTTGCGACTGATGAGCCATATACTCCCATTAAACAGGATACCAAGAAGGGGAAACTTAGATTCTACCC ATACAACATCAATTGGAACTATGGATTGCTCCCACAGACATGGGAAGACCCAACAGTAGCTAATCCTGAAGTTGATGGGGCATTTGGAGATAATGATCCAG TCGATGTTGTTGAAATTGGGGATAGGCAAGGAAAAATTGGCGAGATACTTAAAGTCAAGCCTTTAGGTGCTTTGGCTATGATCGACGAGGGAGAACTTGACTGGAAAATTGTTGCTATTTCGTTGGATGATCCAAGAGCTTCACTCGTCAATGATGTTGGTGATGTTGAGAAACATTTCCCG GGCACTCTCACTGCTATAAGAGATTGGTTCAGAGACTACAAGATCCCAGATGGAAAGCCTGCCAATAAGTTTGGACTTGGGAACAAAGCAGCCAACAAG GATTATGCTCTGAAGGTCATAACTGAGACCAATGAAGCTTGGGCTAAACTTGTCAAGAGAACCGTTCCTGCTGGAGAGCTCTCCCTTCTGTAA
- the LOC113356166 gene encoding protein EI24 homolog: MAESTNNDIRSKLKQALILYLEGFREACCLHRVIFFCFRSKKLSIRTAQCFILNGFIFLGSMFILKSLVIPTLEWILPNQCQQFGTQDSCSFGGILKFYSFLHRGLVQLFYMLWFYPLYVLSILLSNIWYTDIAKNAYAAMGRAEPSSKKELGDAQNKPAGVGGFMIGFGETVFSILLLGFFFLEVYAVGYIPYVGKMLSFLLLSWMYAYYCFEYKWSLAEVSLEKRLDFFESNWAFFAGFGSPCVLPIFFYSRLVGSGVLAILFPLFVLTATGSEADQGINCQRKKWMGVGLGRLPIFYAADRLSMWALSYFRSAPQGPTEEKEL; the protein is encoded by the exons ATGGCTGAATCAACAAATAATGATATAAGAAGTAAACTTAAGCAAGCATTAATCCTCTACTTGGAAGGTTTTAGAGAAGCTTGCTGCCTTCACAGGGTCATCTTTTTCtgttttag GTCGAAGAAGCTTTCGATTCGAACTGCACAGTGTTTTATATTGAATGGTTTTATCTTCTTAGGAAG CATGTTTATTCTAAAGTCACTGGTAATCCCAACACTGGAATGGATATTACCTAACCAATGTCAACAATTTGGTACTCAAGATTCATGTTCCTTTGGAGGGATTTTGAAATTCTATTCCTTTCTGCATCGTGGACTTGTACAGCTTTTCTAT ATGCTATGGTTTTATCCTCTTTATGTTCTCAGCATTCTACTGAGTAATATCTG GTACACTGACATTGCTAAGAATGCTTATGCTGCCATGGGAAGGGCAGAGCCATCAAGCAAAAAGGAGTTGGGTGATGCACAAAATAAGCCGGCTGGAGTTGGGGG GTTTATGATTGGATTTGGAGAAACGGTCTTCTCTATACTTTTGCTGGGCTTCTTTTTTCTAGAG GTCTATGCCGTGGGTTACATACCGTATGTTGGAAAGATGCTCAGTTTCTTACTTCTTTCATGGATGTATGCATATTATTGTTTTGA gtACAAATGGAGTCTGGCTGAAGTGAGCTTGGAGAAAAGGCTAGACTTTTTTGAATCAAACTGGGCCTTTTTTGCAGGGTTCG GAAGCCCATGTGTTCTTCcaattttcttttattctcgTCTTGTGGGCAGTGGAGTCCTGGCTATACTCTTTCCTTTG TTTGTATTGACAGCAACAGGCTCTGAAGCAGATCAAGGTATAAACTGTCAAAGAAAGAAGTGGATGGGTGTCGGGCTAGGAAGGCTTCCAATATTCTATGCAGCTGATAGATTATC GATGTGGGCGTTGTCCTATTTTCGCTCGGCACCTCAAGGACCGACAGAAGAGAAGGAACTTTAA